In Candidatus Cloacimonadota bacterium, a single window of DNA contains:
- a CDS encoding Rrf2 family transcriptional regulator has protein sequence MQLTTKTEYAIRGLIELAMQPAKKPLAIRELCEKQNLPIKYMEQIFRKLKSAGLLNSIKGAYGGYILNRPPSRISLKEIMSAIDDQPVKLNCCGKEGQRSYCVGEPCDFFNVWEEIESELDTHLSQIHLSRFLNEAKE, from the coding sequence ATGCAGTTAACAACAAAGACGGAATATGCCATTCGTGGATTGATAGAACTCGCTATGCAACCGGCAAAGAAACCGCTTGCTATTCGAGAGTTGTGCGAGAAGCAGAATCTTCCTATCAAATACATGGAGCAGATATTCCGTAAATTGAAATCAGCCGGATTACTGAATAGCATTAAGGGTGCTTATGGCGGTTACATTCTTAATCGTCCCCCTTCAAGAATTTCACTCAAAGAGATAATGTCAGCCATTGATGATCAGCCGGTAAAGCTTAACTGTTGCGGTAAAGAAGGACAACGATCTTACTGTGTTGGTGAACCATGCGATTTCTTCAATGTCTGGGAAGAAATTGAGAGTGAATTGGATACTCATCTGTCCCAAATTCACTTATCTCGATTTCTCAATGAAGCCAAGGAGTAA
- a CDS encoding iron-sulfur cluster assembly scaffold protein codes for MEYSEKVLEHFMNPKNRGKIEDADAVATEGSPACGDQVSVYLKVNAETLIIEDIKFQSYGCASNIATGSIITEMAKGKTLEEAKKITWQDAASELDGLPPIKMHCSVLAVDTLRSAIKKYEISHNLAEQEKFSKATIIEELEKILYPKVGKNLIELKMVKYVGWDEGVAIIDLDIPKFDEYRDNIVDEIKEHLEKYPEIKDIKITMM; via the coding sequence ATGGAATATTCAGAAAAAGTATTAGAACACTTCATGAACCCCAAAAACAGAGGCAAGATCGAGGATGCCGATGCAGTCGCTACAGAAGGAAGTCCCGCTTGTGGCGATCAGGTCTCTGTTTATCTTAAAGTAAATGCAGAAACATTGATCATAGAAGACATAAAATTTCAGTCTTACGGTTGTGCTTCCAATATAGCCACAGGATCTATCATTACCGAAATGGCTAAGGGTAAAACGCTGGAAGAGGCGAAGAAGATAACTTGGCAAGATGCTGCTTCCGAGTTAGACGGATTGCCACCGATCAAGATGCACTGCTCTGTTTTGGCAGTAGATACTTTAAGATCAGCGATCAAGAAATATGAGATATCTCATAATCTGGCTGAGCAGGAGAAATTTTCCAAAGCTACTATCATTGAAGAGTTAGAGAAAATACTCTACCCCAAAGTCGGTAAGAATCTGATTGAACTCAAAATGGTCAAATATGTCGGCTGGGATGAGGGTGTAGCAATTATTGATCTCGATATTCCAAAATTTGATGAGTATCGTGATAATATTGTTGATGAAATTAAGGAACATCTCGAAAAATACCCTGAGATCAAAGACATCAAGATCACCATGATGTAA
- a CDS encoding cysteine desulfurase, whose translation MMNERIYFNNCLTTKPAQEVVEAMLPYLQNNYYYPENFNKTGTQASRNLNDWKEIVAKTIGANSPEIHFTAGGTLANNIAIKGFLLANADKGNHIICSVVDYPDILTNAAFFEQSGFEVTYLQVDDKGFIDLDQLKRSLKNETILFMTTLANHTVGAIQPLEEINAILQGSGHRIYVHADACEAYGRIPINVDQLGIDMMSVSGHKIYGPQGSGFLYVRKGVKLNPLIHGIVRLDDLQTGGISIANTAGLVKAIELIFSDYDGYVSHLKEISNYFLEKVKEKIPYILINGPLGEKRAPHNLNISFDYIEGEAIMMMLDLSDISVATGSACASQGLKPNYVLKALGRTHEQSHGSMKFTFSRYHTKEDIDILVERLIKVVEKLREGSTLYPGNK comes from the coding sequence ATCATGAACGAGAGAATATATTTTAATAACTGTTTAACCACTAAACCGGCTCAGGAAGTTGTAGAAGCCATGCTTCCTTATCTGCAAAACAACTATTATTATCCCGAGAACTTTAACAAGACAGGTACACAAGCATCTCGTAATCTTAATGATTGGAAAGAGATAGTAGCCAAGACGATCGGGGCTAATAGTCCGGAAATCCATTTTACTGCCGGTGGCACACTTGCTAATAACATAGCTATCAAAGGGTTTCTTCTGGCTAATGCCGACAAAGGGAATCATATCATCTGTTCGGTAGTAGATTATCCCGACATCCTGACTAATGCCGCCTTCTTCGAACAGAGTGGTTTTGAGGTAACTTATCTGCAGGTTGACGATAAGGGTTTCATTGATCTGGATCAGCTCAAGCGCTCGCTTAAAAATGAAACCATCCTCTTTATGACCACTTTAGCCAATCATACTGTAGGTGCAATACAGCCACTGGAAGAGATCAATGCGATCCTGCAGGGCTCAGGACATCGGATATATGTTCATGCTGATGCCTGTGAAGCTTATGGCAGGATACCCATTAATGTAGATCAGCTCGGTATTGATATGATGTCAGTCAGCGGGCATAAGATCTATGGACCACAGGGCTCCGGATTTCTTTATGTACGCAAAGGGGTAAAGCTTAATCCGCTTATTCATGGCATTGTCAGGTTGGATGACTTACAAACCGGCGGTATTAGTATTGCCAATACAGCCGGGTTAGTTAAAGCTATCGAGTTGATCTTTTCTGATTACGACGGTTATGTTTCTCATTTAAAAGAGATCAGTAACTACTTCCTCGAAAAGGTAAAAGAGAAGATCCCCTATATTCTGATCAACGGACCTCTTGGAGAGAAGCGGGCTCCTCATAATCTCAATATCTCTTTCGATTATATTGAAGGTGAGGCGATCATGATGATGCTTGACCTGTCGGATATATCGGTTGCTACCGGCAGTGCCTGTGCTTCTCAGGGCTTGAAACCTAACTATGTGCTCAAAGCGCTGGGTAGAACTCACGAACAGTCTCACGGCTCGATGAAATTTACTTTCAGTCGTTATCATACCAAAGAAGATATTGACATTTTAGTCGAAAGATTAATTAAAGTCGTTGAAAAACTGCGTGAGGGTAGCACCCTGTATCCTGGGAACAAGTAA